From Methylocystis sp. ATCC 49242, one genomic window encodes:
- a CDS encoding zinc ribbon domain-containing protein gives MKITVSLRGAMPLYAYRCEDCRHEFETLSRIDEAPPACPSCGGARVERQLSRIAKPAAGGDAGDACAAMAGGALCPSCPALAGGL, from the coding sequence ATGAAAATTACTGTTTCCCTGCGAGGAGCCATGCCGCTTTACGCCTATCGCTGCGAAGATTGCCGCCACGAATTCGAGACGTTGAGCCGAATCGACGAGGCGCCGCCCGCTTGCCCCTCCTGCGGCGGCGCGCGGGTCGAGCGCCAGCTCTCCCGGATCGCCAAGCCCGCCGCTGGCGGGGACGCCGGCGACGCCTGCGCCGCCATGGCGGGCGGCGCGCTCTGTCCGAGTTGCCCGGCGCTCGCCGGCGGATTGTGA
- the infC gene encoding translation initiation factor IF-3, with translation MKSTAAPQKEGPRINREIRAREVQLIDSEGKNHGVVQLPDALAMADSAGLDLVEIAPNSTPPVCKILDYGRFRFAEQKKAAEARKKQKVVEVKEIKLRPGIDEHDYDVKMKAVRRFFEEGDKVKVTLRFRGREIAHQDIGYRLLTRVKAETANLAKVELEPSMEGRQMVMVLAPR, from the coding sequence ATGAAGAGCACCGCGGCTCCGCAGAAGGAGGGACCGCGCATCAACCGGGAAATTCGTGCACGAGAAGTGCAGCTGATCGATTCCGAAGGTAAAAATCACGGCGTCGTTCAATTGCCCGATGCGCTGGCCATGGCCGATTCGGCCGGGCTCGATCTGGTGGAGATTGCGCCGAATTCCACGCCTCCCGTCTGCAAGATTCTCGACTACGGCCGATTCCGCTTTGCCGAGCAAAAGAAGGCGGCCGAGGCGCGCAAGAAGCAGAAGGTGGTCGAGGTAAAGGAAATCAAGCTGCGCCCCGGCATCGACGAGCATGATTACGATGTGAAGATGAAGGCCGTCCGCCGCTTCTTCGAGGAGGGCGACAAGGTCAAGGTGACGCTGCGCTTCCGCGGCCGCGAGATCGCGCATCAAGACATCGGCTATCGTCTTCTCACGCGCGTGAAAGCCGAGACAGCGAATCTGGCGAAGGTCGAGCTCGAGCCGTCCATGGAAGGCCGGCAGATGGTGATGGTGCTGGCGCCGCGCTGA